Proteins encoded in a region of the Melospiza georgiana isolate bMelGeo1 chromosome 2, bMelGeo1.pri, whole genome shotgun sequence genome:
- the PLEKHB1 gene encoding pleckstrin homology domain-containing family B member 1 has protein sequence MALVKSGWLWRQSSILRRWKRNWFVLYLDGSLVYYHDETQRDMDGRIHIKYSCRDVRIGRECKDVQPPEGRSRECLLTVVLRDGSKTTLCAESEDDAVAWKMAVLEAKSTPVHVYDPYDDDYYQTVPLDSHQAAYISSGHYGPQYGAPGVTHVIVREDPYRVSGDQMALGLLAGAATGAALGSFMWMPCWF, from the exons GCTCCATCCTGCGCCGCTGGAAGAGGAACTGGTTCGTGCTCTACCTGGATGGCAGCCTGGTTTACTACCACGATGAGACACAGCGGGACATGGACGGCCGGATCCACATCAAGTACAGCTGCCGGGACGTGCGGATCGGCCGCGAGTGCAAAG ACGTGCAGCCGCCCGAGGGGAGGAGCCGCGAGTGCCTGCTGACCGTGGTGCTGCGGGACGGCTCCAAGACCACGCTGTGCGCCGAGAGCGAGGACGACGCCGT TGCTTGGAagatggctgtgctggaggctAAATCCACCCCG GTGCACGTGTACGACCCCTACGACGACGACTACTACCAGACGGTGCCCCTGGACTCGCACCAGGCCGCCTACATCAGCTCCGGCCACTACGGCCCCCAGTACGGAG CTCCCGGGGTGACCCACGTCATCGTGCGCGAGGATCCCTACCGCGTCTCCGGGGACCAGATggcgctggggctgctggccGGGGCCGCCACTGGCGCCGCCCTGGGCTCCTTCATGTGGATGCCCTGCTGGTTTTAG